TAAAAGTCACGAGTGAAGATAAGACAAGGGCAGCCCGGTCAATCACGAGTGCTACATCCTTCCAGTTAAGAGCTCCGTTGGTCTTGTGGTGCGATTCCGCAGTTCCATCGGCTCCAGCTTGGGTAGACTGGATGAAAGAGATACCAATGCCAATGTCGTCCTTCGGGTTGCTGATATCGTTTTTAGCACCCACTTGACTGGAACCTGGTTCAAACATCGCGTTAATACCTTGCTCCTTCGTATCTGTGCTCACTTTGAATTTCCCAGCCGGATCGTGTTTTGAATAGGTCAGATCTTGTCTGCATCTTCGAATAGTCGTGGATGATCCTTTTGAAGCTTTGTAGCGGACCAACTTTGCCATGTGTTTGAGCACTACGATTTTGACCCATCGTGGTATGGCCTGCCGATTGTCGCGATGAAACAAGTTCAGAACGATCACGGTACATACGATGGAGGTACTAGCAAGGACTATCATCGGGCAGAAGAAATATCCTGCGATACAAgacaaaagaaaatcaaattaaGTTATTGAAATTGAGTGAAATTCAGTCACAAATGTACACCGAAACTGTCTTACAATTCCAGATGAACATGATTGAAAGCTTCAAGCTCCCCGATTATCATTTTTGAAGATTGAAGTCTGAGTTTAATCATTAACCCTGCTATAGCCCCACATACCGGTACACCTTGAATGCATAATCTGGACCCGCACAATACAACAATGATACAAGTATCAATTTGCCCAAGTCTGACATGACATAAGTGGTAATATGACAGCTACCGTAACTATTACAAATGTGGAAGGCATTagtctttttgaggtatggtggacattATAGAAGTACAATGTTTGGTTTTGGTgtttacagacaaatttacccaaaccaaataatgtCATAGTGTTGTTCCACCAAACCTCAAAATTTCCTTTCTTACCGACCAAAGAAAATGACTCACCAATGATAGGTGCATTATCTGAAGTCGGGGGAACAGCGTTGCTGATCAGCTGCTGGAACAGAACCAGTGACAACAGGTTGGCCATACCCAGTGATACTTTCTCCCCTGACTCGGGGGGCAAGACAAACACCATCAGGTTGATTAGAGAGAGCAGGATACATGGAATGATGATTTGGACAGTGTAGAACATGGGTCTCCGTCTTAGATAAACGGTATAAGTCAGTTCTTGGTAGGGAACGCCATCGTAAACAGACTCGCTTCCGTTCACAATGACGTCACGAAGCTCCCAGACCCCAACGTCTTCGTACAGATTTTTACTGTCCATCTCCTCCAATATCTGAAGATGTAACTCATAACTGTTGTACACCCATGATGAGAATTTTAGCTTACAGACTTGAGTGTCGAATGGGAAAAGTCGCGCGTCTATCTTGCAGGAGCTTTTTAGAATGACTTGGGCCTCCCATCTCATCATGCCATTGTAGTTAACGACGACTGAGGTATCTTTGTAGCTTTCAAAGTCTTTGTCCATActaccaaaaaaaaacaggatagAATCAGAATCTTCAATATTATGTTGATATTGAAACTCAGTTTAAATGTTGTGCCATTTTTACGTTCATGAAGTTGTATTTTTGACTGTTTCGGGTGAAGCGGTTATAAAGCTATGACccccgaggtgatccccagaGAGTCCTGCATAATGCCTCGGTGGTCGAAGCGGGAGTAGTAGCTTAAACAAGCGCAAGtaaaaacagtcaatatttgttttacaacaCGTCATAAGATACATTAACATAGACGTAGGTACAGAGAAGCTGATGTTGCTACAAGTAGGCCCAAAGTACATCGGTTACAACGGGAATAGTACATTGGTTACCACGGGTAAATTACACTGGTTGCTACAGGTACATCTGTTGCCACAGGCAGAACATTGGTTGCTTCGGGTAGCCTATAATACAATGGTTGATACAGGTATAGTACGTCggttgctatgggtatagtacattggttgctacaggtatagtacattggttgcttAGGGCAGCCTAATGGTTGCTACGGGTATAGTACGTTGGTTGCTATGGGtgtagtacattggttgcttAGGGCAGCCTATAATACAATGGTTGATACAGGTATATTACGTCggttgctatgggtatagtacattggttgctacaggtatagtacattggttgcttAGGGCAGCCTATAGTACAATGGTTGCTACGGATTGGTTGATACAGGTATAGTACGTCggttgctatgggtatagtacattggttgctacaGGATGAAATATCATGAAAGATTACCTTACCTGTTGTACAGCGTTATATCCGGCAACCATATTTTGGatcttgaaacaaaaagtcgttTTACTCCGTTGTTTTTGTCAGGATCCCAGGTCATAAACTCATCCGTCCATTGCTGAAATGAGAACGTAAAGAGAACAAAATTAtgctggtattttttttttttttaatgattcgTGAAAAATTTGATTATGGTTTGACAAAACCTTTATTACCAATAACGATCCGGGATATTGTTATTGGTACTCAATAACATTTTATTGAGATtactttttgaaacatttttaacTGAAACAAAGTGCACATTAACATATTTCAACAATGCAAATTACATGCTTCAGGTACATTTATCTTGTGTATTCTGAACTTGACAAGCAAGAATATTCTGATCAAAAAAGAAGATTATTTTGTGGTATAACAGCTTCTTGGAAATCCTAGCACGTTGATTTGTAATGGGAGAACGTTAGGTTTATATAAAACCATATAAGGCCAACCCATCCCTACACATCACGCTCATCAACTTTCGGCCCTCCttatgaaatataaaaaataaaataaaaaacaataacgagaaacaaaacaacactatGAACAGCTTTTCCTACCTGAGTGAACCAAGTTCCAATTTCAAGAGTTTGATGTTTTTCATTCTgtaacagacaaacaaaaatagtaaattttgattttaaagcTGAAGTCATAGATTGTGTGTTCGAAACAAGCAGttttaaaaaggcagtggacactattggtaattactcaaaataatgattagcataaaaccttaattagtaacgagtaatggggagaggttgatactataaatgggtgtgagaattggctccctctgaaattacgtagttttcgagaaagaagtaattttcaacaaatttgatttcgagaccttagatttagaatttgaggtatcgaaatcaagcatctgagagaacacaacttcgtgtgaccatggtgcgacaagggtttttttttctttcattaatatctcgcaacttcgacaaccgattgagctcaacttttcacaggttcgttattttatgcatataccaactgtgaagactagtctttgacaattaccaataatgtccagtgtcttcaagtaatgtttgaagctttgctaGGTGTAGACAACAATAAATAGTTCTAAACTTCAGTTATAACCGAGCTGTTACAGTCAAGATGTGAAATCTCAATTGAATGTGAAATGTTAAACAGTTCCTAAATAATTTTCAAGTTATCTTCTAACATAAAAAGAAAActgttcttaccaattctataACTTGTGTAAGTAAAAACATAAACTCCACACGGATGAcatctgatgcatttctgaccgGTCGTAAAGTGGTGAACTCATAGCCATCAAGTAAACTCCTCAGTAAACGTTGGGTGCTCATTTGACCAAAACATTCTGCGAAGAAGAAATTAAAACAGATTTTCCATTTAGCTTGGGTCGTATATAACGTACCGGCTTAGGAAACAGCTacatttttacaatttatttgtaaatcttaaGGGGGAAACCCAAGACATGCTAAACAGTTACATTTTCCCGTTACTGTTTTATTATAAAGGCTGATTTTTAGAAATGTTGTTCCACTTTGTCGTTGTTTACTGTTTCATTCcattatagatgttaaatttgcatcggggataaagaattttttttttttcattccaaCTATACTAGGCCTCCACTGCAATGTTTGAGCTGAAAAATGAACCCATGTGACAATTTATGATAAATTTTAATTATCAAACAGCTGTTTGTATGTCCCATCTTTCTCCACTGTACCCTACTAAGTAAATCACATTGATGGTTACTTACCGTGCATCAATGCTGCGGCTGTTAACAGGTGGATCAAATTCATCGTATATACGGTCCTCGGAAAATCCACCTAGATGAGCGACTTTAGCCGAATATCCACCCGTTGACAATCCAGTGGAACGTAATTATATCGATAAAGCTTTAATATTCGCTGCAAGGCTATACACCGAGCTTGATTCAAGATCAAAACAAGCTTTACTCTAACGCAATAGAGGGCGTGGTTTATCACATGTAGAGTAGTTTAGACAGTCTCTCTCGAGAGTTTATTGCCGTGTGTTTTTGAAgcaatattcattttaatttggGGTTCACCATACAAGCTTTCAATACAAGACAGTTCAGGACGCGCAAAGGTTAACCacttagccactggaccgcccagccgcctatcgaAATACTGTagtggtaggaggaaaccttgctagcttgtgtttgtagaaaaaaaggaccatcaaaagaatcctcgatagtcattattaagctaatgaagctaatgatggtgaaataatttagctcttaccccaACAAGACGCTCATTAATaaatacaaaggaaactgtatttattaatcattcatgataataatttgtcaaaaactcacgccttcgcatttaatcagtataatcattgagtcagataaaagccttgaaaagctattgtgtccattttatccttacaaacaaatattcgccataaaaattacagtagccgtttaacgagagacatgtattgttctcatgcgaacttgtacttttatacaaatatcaaggttcaaattgtgcataaaaattaagctgtggctatcttttaaaatttgaactacgattccagtaattaactGCAAGATTTTTGAAGtattagttttcagcaaactcgggcggtgcagggactagagggttaaacaAGCTATGATAGAGGAGCAGTATTTAGATTAACGGTACAATACACTAATCGAAATGGCATACCCATCCTCAACCAACAAATATGCCAACATCCTTTGGTCTTTTCATCCATATTAATTTTGATACGAAGATATCAGGCAGAGGAAAGAAATTGGCTGTCAATTAAGGCATGAACAAAAGAGTCAAATCAAATACCCACTCGAGTAATTCATAACCGCCTTAATTATCAGGGGAAAGAGCTTCTACAATAATGAGCCACTTAATAGACGTAAAGTAATTGTAAGCCTCTCTGTTTGCACTGTTTTATTAGTAGCACGGACCTGTCACTTAGGGTTAGCACGTCTTAGGTTTAAAGAGGCCACCAGATTGGACGCTTTGggctataaaaagcgtttgttgtGAAAATAATGTGGTGAGAAAGATAAATTAAAAGCATTGACTATGAGAGTTTTTCAAAATAACTATATTAAAGAAATATTATTATCcaataacaaaacaactgtGAACAAATCGCCATTATTTATATCTCGACTTGTGTTGATAACtaattataagagatgttaaattttgaatcggggataaagaattttttaattttttgtttttacccatacaccgatgtgtgttactcgggttggattcaaacccacgacccttccTTGCAATTGATAATTAATTATCTAAGTTATGTACCGCGATATTTCAAACATCATACCCAGTAAAAATCATAAAATGGTCTCATGTTTCTGTTCTTGGAGTATCTCGATACGATCACCTGTTCCATTCGATTTTACttcattgaaatattatttatcGTCATTTTTGTGTGTTGCAACTATTCACCCATGCTATTATTTAAGATACAAATGGATGGGTAATAAGCCCCACCGTGCATATGAAGCGTATCCACTTTTAAATTGGTTTCATTGACATCGTCAATTATTAATTCATGCATATTATGCAGCaccacaaacaacaaaataacggGGAAGGAGGGCAAACAGAGGAGCGGTATGTCGTAATAAAAGTCCATGTTTGTTAAAGACTAGACTGCACATTGGCATGTATGTGCTACTTGTGAACgtatagacttgatttcaagtctgagatcgcaGTTATTTATCAGCACCAGCCACGCAAAACTCTTCAACAGATAAACTatcaaagggtgcgttcgttctagcttccctgggtcgaccccggtgtgtagcggttttttccccaggacgagtgtgtgcagataattacccacgtaataatgggtgcgttcgtttagcttccctgggtcgaccccggtgtgtagcggttttttccccaggacgagtgtgtgcagataattacccacgtaataatgggtgcgttcgtttagcttccctgggtcgaccccggtgtgtagcggtttttttcccaggacgagtgtgtgcagataattacccacgtaataatgggtgcgttcggttagcttccctgggtcgactccggtgtgtggcgttttttttttcccaggacgagtgtgtgcagataattacccacgtaataatgggtgcgttcgtttagcttccctgggtcgactccggtgtgtggcgtttttttttttccaggacgagtgtgtgcagataattacccacgttcgtcctggtaaaaaaaaacgccacacaccggggtcgacccaggggagctaaacgagcGCACCCAATGTGTTGGCCTTCGTGTAGACTAAAAGCCACAATCACAGACTTAGGAACCAAGTCCAGTGACCGTCTAGCAACCAAAGAAAACCTGATttagtcatttttcaaaaacatgtacacatctctgaacaaaataattattcaacaTCGCCCTCTTGcggtaagtttgttttttaagtttcagcaagttaaaatacaatacatgtacataccataGACTGGTGCCATGTCTTTATCGGCAAGGATAATGCCAGGTTATTGGTTTATGTACACACATATACTATAGGTAGAATTTAACCTCGAACCAAATGTAGGGAACATgagatgcgaggtcaaaggtgattatatACGTGGTCTAAAAACGGCAGACTCTAGCGTAATTACACGAGGTGCGAAGTGTGACGTCGGATGTCCAGGCTACGGCACAACCCATACAAGATGCGATAAAGCACTTCTAGCAGGCTCAGACTAACAAGCTAACAGCCGAATTCACGAAACGGCACTAGTATCATTCCTAAGTCgagtttaggacgagtaattcgtccacaattaggggggggggggttaacgtctatggatacggaacttaactcgtctgGTCCTttcaatcctaagttagaacagagtttggtgaaatcgacggcaggcacTCTTTCAATGTCGCATGGCTCTTTAATGATACTCACTATGGATTCCTTATTAAATggtactcacaataattatgataagttatataaatatgcaaatgtagGAAATCATTTTTATCGTTGTGAGAGCAAATTCTAGGGAATAACACTGTGCCATTACAGTATGTCTTCTCCAAATTGTACGCGTACGTGTTTCAGGGGTGAAattcattgctgacaaaaatgCCCGATATAAAAAAGTGTCAACAGTTTGGAAGGAAATGATAAAGTTTCGAAATTTTAGGAGGAAATGATGCAGTTTCCGGCTTTATGTCACCCTGGGGTTTAGCTTTAAGGAATAATTTCCAAAACAGAGAAGtggatcaaagagcaggatttatttaaacaattatgTTGCGGTTGTTTTTCTTCGACGGGTggatacacacacaaaatctgAATTCAGAAATCAGGGAGCTAAACTTACCGATGTGGCTCCGATCTCACTGGTGCTCCTGGTTTAGTCCGTGGATGCCTTTGAGTAACAACGGCTGTCTCATTTGATATGTTTTCCTGAAAATGAACACACATTGGTAAAAGTTAATTAATGACCATGAGAAGGGCACTCTCttattttatggggggggggggggggggggtggggggggatggggggggggggtctagtACCAAACTGTGGTTGACAAGAAGTTCGCTGACAGGATACATTTCGATTTCGACTCGGTGTTGTACGGTGGTAGTAGGAGCTGTGTTATTTTGGCTATCTCGGTTATTATCTATTGTTTATCGAGGACTTCAGTTTTTAACCCTTTGTTAAACAAAGGGATAATTTTCGAAACCTTACATAAGAAAAAACACGtgattggttttctttttaattagataaataTTCATTATTAGTGTAGTACAACTGTTACCtttaaaagggaaaacaaatcgcCCTATCGTGGTAAACATTTCAACAGCGACTCGTCAGATCATAGAGCTTTGCACTGCCCAAGGCATAAGGGAAGAAAAAGAGCGCCAGGATCGTTCACCCAAGGGAATAAATTTGCGGTTATTTCTGATTTTCTTGAGAGCTGTGACCTCGCTAACATAATTATGAAGATCTATTAATAATCTTGAAAATAAGACCACATCCCTTCAATGAATGTTGTGACCTTATTTTATTCCTTAACTCATTGTTCTCTCATTCGCGCATAAATGTTCACCTTATAAAAAAAGTTATACTGTTTATAACATTTTATACAAACTTCTCCAACTCCATGTAAATCTCTCATTACATTCAAAGGCTGTgaaaaataacacattttatttACGTATAACAGCACCCTAAGTTTAAAGGGCATAATAGTTTACATGTAGATGATTTAGCTTTGGGCTATGTTTTCTTTGTAattaatggggggggggtattaacTCGGGATTGATTCTGTATGTCCACATTCTCTACGCCATTAAAATCGACAATTCGTTATAGAGCAACACAAATTCCAGTAAAATTACATCAATTAAAACAGTCGCTTGTTTTTACATTGACCTCTATTCAATAAACTTTCCTGCTGTAGTTTTAAAATTTACTCTTATCGGCTGATAATTACAGTCATTTTCGTTGAAAATGGTTAATTCTTGTTTCCAGATTAGTCACCAAGTTTCCAATCTTCATGGTTAAGGGACTTTCTTTGACTCAAATCTTTACGTGGGCGCTATAGATCATcataaataaatgtgtatttgcATTAAAGTATTTgagtaccttttcaaaatgtccatagatttacattaaacttacagggtttgaaaataatgatagtggaaagcttcctgaggtgctgtagtttttgagaaatgagtaaaacaatgccataaaaatacgtttgtaaacgattaaaataattttcgtctcatgagacgaaaattatttccctgacattgttttactcatttcccaaaaactacagcacctcagcacgtaatattttcagggaagctttctactatcattatcttcaaactgtgtaagtttagtgtaaatctgtggacattgtgttttttgtccaacaaaagatacatagaccctttaagttatCAGGTCAGTACTATTTGTATCAGCAGCGAAATGCAACAGTTCGTTTATGCACGGGTAAAGGTCAATATTTATGAGTCACAAATCAAACGGTTTTAAAGTTTTTCGGCCAAGAATCATCAAGAACTATAGTAGCCCTAAATCCGACTTATTTGACACAGAACACCCTTTTTTCACAAGGAATTCTTGTTTACATCGATCTGTTTCCCTCTTCAGTGCTGTTCAAGGtcttccaataaccaaaggtgGAAATTGCATCGATATATAATATGTTTTAGAGAGAAGAGTAAAAGAGTGTCTTACAATTATTGTGTCAGAGTTGTGcgaatatttattgtttaaattaatattattacataTAAAGACAAAACCCCTGTTTACTTTGAATTTGTTCGATCAAGGTATCTAGCATTAAATATCAGTCACAACCGCTATAGATACATTATTTCCTAAAATTCTATGAAAATAAACGTATGGGCGTTCCAACGTTCTTCCgatgatatctcaaaaaccttCTCAATCCTTCACTCTACTAAAGCAGGTTGATTGTATACTGTGTTGTATAACTGTAACAGTTTGTTCATGATTGGTAAACTTATTACACCTTTAAATGTTCAGGGGGCTTCGATACAGCTGCTCAATGTAAAACATGATGTCTTGGTTTTGTTTACAATGCGTCATAGCTTCCGATGCTTTGGCATACATTCACTTGGGATAACGTTTTTACCCACCGAGATTTTCATCTTGATTCAGCATTTTAAACACCAGAATCAAGGGAAGGGTTAAAAGGTTTCATCAAAACCCAGGGAAGCCAAGACTGCATCTTGGAACTTTTCCAAAATATTCAAGTTTGTCAGAACGTCTTCCTTCCTTCTCTTAGGTGCTTTTGGAAGGTTGCCATATTTTGCTCCATTTGCAGAAATAGTCAAGCGTTTGGTGGAAGTGCCAGATTTAGAACAATACAGGATGGAGTTTCTTTCATGCTTTTCTGATGTTGTTGGTTGACGCCAAGTTTTGAAAACGTTatgtcttcttttttctttctctgcTGTGTTCTTTTGGATGGCGGCCACATTTTGCTCCATTTAGTGCAGCAACAGTTAGGTGGTAAGGTGGAAGTGCCAGATTTAGAACATACAGGATGGAGTTTCTTTCAGGCTTTACTGATGTTGTTGGTTGACGCCAAGTTAAGAAAAGCTATAGATGCTATTTCGTCTTTCTTTTCTCTCTTGTGTGTTCTTTTGGACGGTGGCCACATTTTTCTCCATTTAGTGCAGCAACAGTTAAGTGGTTTGGCGGAAGTGCCAGATTTAGAACATACAGGATGGAGTTTCTTTCAGGCTTTTCTGATGTTGTTGGTTGACGCCAAGTTTTGAAAAGCTATAGATGCTATTTCGTCTTTCTTTTCTCTCTTGTGTGTTCTTTTGGAAGGCTGCCACAGCTTGCACCATTTCGGTAAGGCAACGGTAAAGTGTTTTGTTGAAGTGCCAGATTTAGAACAGGAGGATGGAGTTTCTTTCAAGCTTTTCTGATGTTGTTGGTTGAGGCCAAGTTTTCAAAATCTATAGATGCTATGTCTTCTTTATTTCTTTCTCTGTTGTGTTCTTTTAAATGGTGGCCACAAAGTGCAGCAACGGTTAAGTCGTTTGGTGGAAGTGCCAGGTTTAGAACACAGGATGGAGTTTCTCTATATTTTCTGATGTTAGGTGAGGCCAAATTTTGAACATGAACATCGTTATGCTATgtctactttttttaaatgttattttggaAGGTTGCCACAGTTTCCAACAATTTTGATGCTGCAACCTGGGTGTTTTGGGAGAAGTGCCAGGTTTATAACATTCAGGGTAGATTTTCTGTCTCCTTTTTCTGACGATTGTTAGTTGAGGCCAAGTTTTTAACTTCAACATCGTTATGCAAACGTCTTAATCCTTATTTTAAAGCAGCCCCAATCCCTAACTATCTCGAGGACACGTTGTTTTGGACGCCTTCCATGGGCTATAAAAAGACCACAGACCGGATGGTCGAGTTAAACCTCCAGAACCCACAACCCTCCAATCTGAACTCTTCGTCCAATACTACGTGTCATACTGTTCAGTTTAATGCATATAGTATAGGACAGATCTTCGTCCAAATTCGACCGTCCATGAGTGAAAAACAAGTGCGTCATCAATCACGTGCTCGTGGGGTATGTCAGTCACCGAATATAAAACAGAAAGTTACGTTTAATGGAAAAGAACTCTTACAATATTGTTATAAtgagtattaataataataatgttaacagCAATATAAAGCGCCACATATCCAACAAATTGCCCAAACGCGCTATACATCAAAAGAAGAACACTTTACATTATcaaaagctttaaaaaatgCTAAAAAGATCAAACATTATAAATTAAGCAAGGCAAAACTTCAAGAAGTACGGTACAAAGTACAGTTTATTGTGTTCAGTAATTTTGTCCAAAACAAGATGAATACACAAGTCTTCAGTGTCAGCTTCTTCGAGGTAAAAAAACGTTTTCAAAACATTTGGATCATAACTTAGCGAGATTTAGATCATAAAGCtttcttatatttttatttttgtataggtGAAGTCGATTTTCTTTTACGTTATTTGCAGAAAATAATCacgaaaacaaaacatatttgtaTTGTGGCCCTGCCCAGCATCTTGAGTATGCTTCTTTCTTCCTAACTAGCTTTCTAATTTTAGACTGAGTTTCGACCCCCCACCCAAacgtttttttattatatactAACAGCTGAAAGGTCATTTCTTTTTAATAGCATTAAAATAATTTGACCCGGAAATCGCTTTGCAGCAAGACGGATATGCTAATCAAAATGTATTAGAGAGGGCCCACTCactgaataaaaaaatcaattaaactCATGACTTATAATGTATTGTCATCGCCAAAAAAGAGTTCAACCATGAGATTCAGAGATTAATATTGGATGACTGATGTGTGGGTTCAAATTGGAGAAATTAACCGCTCCTCAACCTCAACTTCGTTGATGAAAGATGTAAGCAATATACACAGGTCAATATTTTGAGATGAAGTTCCCTTATCATTGAAAACTGCCGGCGTTTAAAGTTATTTTTGATTAGTAAATGCAAACATACTTTGTGATTTACATTGTTCGAACTCGGTGGATGCGTTTCAGTAAAACAACGAAATATTTCATATTGTCTTATAAATACCCAagcgtttcgaccctagcagagtctttcatgAGAGCTAAGTGACGAGAAAGACTCATAGGGTCAAAACACCATACTACTAATATTGTTTTGCATTAACACCtcttggttggtaagcagtttgtaacagcaatttttgttcttctcatTTTCGTTTTAGTTAACTTTTCCCATACTGTTCGTAATCATGCTTTATTTGACagctgcaataaaaaaaacgatAATTTGCGTTGTCCTTGCATGGGGACCAGGTAATAAAAAAAGTGGGACGAGGTCTTGGACGTCTGTTAagaaccggcagggtcgtggccgtgcgataaaaaACCTCGGCCCggtcctttatcacacggccactAGGCTACCCTGCAGGTTTTAAACGAAGGTTCAAGACCGAGTCACTACTCATTGATtctaattcataaataccccttAAGTTTGATTAAACGCAGACATGTTGGAAAACTGGGGGGAAATCAGTAATTTTTAAGTTCTT
Above is a genomic segment from Asterias rubens chromosome 5, eAstRub1.3, whole genome shotgun sequence containing:
- the LOC117290489 gene encoding neuronal acetylcholine receptor subunit alpha-7-like, which encodes MNLIHLLTAAALMHECFGQMSTQRLLRSLLDGYEFTTLRPVRNASDVIRVEFMFLLTQVIELNEKHQTLEIGTWFTQQWTDEFMTWDPDKNNGVKRLFVSRSKIWLPDITLYNSMDKDFESYKDTSVVVNYNGMMRWEAQVILKSSCKIDARLFPFDTQVCKLKFSSWVYNSYELHLQILEEMDSKNLYEDVGVWELRDVIVNGSESVYDGVPYQELTYTVYLRRRPMFYTVQIIIPCILLSLINLMVFVLPPESGEKVSLGMANLLSLVLFQQLISNAVPPTSDNAPIIGYFFCPMIVLASTSIVCTVIVLNLFHRDNRQAIPRWVKIVVLKHMAKLVRYKASKGSSTTIRRCRQDLTYSKHDPAGKFKVSTDTKEQGINAMFEPGSSQVGAKNDISNPKDDIGIGISFIQSTQAGADGTAESHHKTNGALNWKDVALVIDRAALVLSSLVTFMAATVSVSLFLLIS